Proteins encoded by one window of Channa argus isolate prfri chromosome 1, Channa argus male v1.0, whole genome shotgun sequence:
- the LOC137131110 gene encoding polycomb group RING finger protein 5-B-like isoform X1, with translation MATTGRKHLVRDFNHFITCYLCRGYLIKPTTVTECLHTFCKSCIVQHFEESNDCPKCGIQVHETNPLEMLRLDNTLEEIIFKLVPGLREKEEQQELEFWKKNQPKENGQAENLRCQRIGRPDVGGNGGGAGDDCDGDGDGDGDGDGGGDDDYHRSDPQIAICLDCLRNTGQSGESTVTDLMKRFIRCSSRVTVGTIKKFLSLKLKLPSSYELDVLCNGEIMGRDHTLEFIYMTRWRLHGDNTYPMVLEYRPRIDFG, from the exons ATGGCTACTACAGGAAGGAAGCACTTGGTGAGAGACTTTAATCATTTCATCACCTGCTACCTGTGTCGGGGTTACCTGATTAAACCGACCACAGTCACTGAGTGCCTGCACACCT tctGTAAGAGCTGTATTGTGCAGCACTTTGAGGAGAGTAACGACTGTCCAAAATGTGGCATTCAGGTCCACGAGACCAACCCACTGGAGATGCTCCG GTTGGACAACACTCTGGAGGAGATCATTTTCAAGCTCGTGCCCGGACTCAGAGAAA AAGAGGAACAGCAGGAACTCGAATTCTGGAAGAAGAACCAGCCCAAAGAAAACGGCCAAG CAGAAAACCTGAGGTGTCAGCGGATTGGACGGCCTGATGTCGGAGGCaatggtggtggtgctggtgatGATTGTGATGGTGATGGCGATGGGGATGGTGACGGGGATGGCGGTGGTGATGACGACTACCACAGGAGTGATCCTCAAATTGCCATCTGTCTGGACTGCCTACGCAACACGGGACAGTCTGGGGAGAGCACAGTCACG GATTTGATGAAGAGGTTCATCCGCTGTTCCAGCAGAGTCACGGTGGGGACAATTAAGAAGTTTCTCAGTCTTAAACTAAAGCTGCCCAGCTCTTATGAG CTGGACGTGCTGTGTAACGGAGAGATCATGGGCAGAGATCACACTCTGGAGTTCATATACATGACCCGATGGAGGCTACATGGAGACAAT ACGTATCCCATGGTCCTTGAGTACAGACCACGGATTGACTTTGGCTGA
- the LOC137131110 gene encoding polycomb group RING finger protein 5-A-like isoform X2: protein MATTGRKHLVRDFNHFITCYLCRGYLIKPTTVTECLHTFCKSCIVQHFEESNDCPKCGIQVHETNPLEMLRLDNTLEEIIFKLVPGLREKEEQQELEFWKKNQPKENGQAENLRCQRIGRPDVGGNGGGAGDDCDGDGDGDGDGDGGGDDDYHRSDPQIAICLDCLRNTGQSGESTVTLDVLCNGEIMGRDHTLEFIYMTRWRLHGDNTYPMVLEYRPRIDFG from the exons ATGGCTACTACAGGAAGGAAGCACTTGGTGAGAGACTTTAATCATTTCATCACCTGCTACCTGTGTCGGGGTTACCTGATTAAACCGACCACAGTCACTGAGTGCCTGCACACCT tctGTAAGAGCTGTATTGTGCAGCACTTTGAGGAGAGTAACGACTGTCCAAAATGTGGCATTCAGGTCCACGAGACCAACCCACTGGAGATGCTCCG GTTGGACAACACTCTGGAGGAGATCATTTTCAAGCTCGTGCCCGGACTCAGAGAAA AAGAGGAACAGCAGGAACTCGAATTCTGGAAGAAGAACCAGCCCAAAGAAAACGGCCAAG CAGAAAACCTGAGGTGTCAGCGGATTGGACGGCCTGATGTCGGAGGCaatggtggtggtgctggtgatGATTGTGATGGTGATGGCGATGGGGATGGTGACGGGGATGGCGGTGGTGATGACGACTACCACAGGAGTGATCCTCAAATTGCCATCTGTCTGGACTGCCTACGCAACACGGGACAGTCTGGGGAGAGCACAGTCACG CTGGACGTGCTGTGTAACGGAGAGATCATGGGCAGAGATCACACTCTGGAGTTCATATACATGACCCGATGGAGGCTACATGGAGACAAT ACGTATCCCATGGTCCTTGAGTACAGACCACGGATTGACTTTGGCTGA